The DNA region CACCTTCCGCAAGTCAATGATTTGATCGCGCAGCAGGGCTGCCTTCTCGAACTCCAGCTCGCGGGAGGCGGCTTTCATTTGCGTTTCCAGGTCTTTGATTAGGCGCGTCAGGTCGTCTTTGGGGATGTCGTCGTGGGTGATGTATGGCGTTGCTGCCTCTGCGACCGCCTTCACGCGCTCGGTGATGTCGCGCACATCCTTGCGAATGCCTTGCGGCGTGATGCCATGTTCGCGGTTGTACGCTTCCTGCAACGCGCGCCGCCGTTCCGTCTCGTCGATGGCGCGTTTCATAGAGTCCGTCACCACATCGGCGTACATTATCACGCTGCCTTGTTCGTGCCGCGCTGCCCTGCCGATGGTCTGCACCAGCGCCGTCAGCGAGCGCAGGTAACCTTCCTTGTCCGCATCCAAAATCGCCACCAAACTCACCTCAGGCAGGTCGATGCCCTCTCGCAGCAGATTGATGCCCACCACCACATCATAGACGCCCAGCCGCAGGTCGCGCAGTATCTCGCTTCGTTCGAGCGTGTCTATCTCGGAGTGCAGGTAGTGCACCTTCACGCCCATCTCGCGCAGGTAATCTGCGAGTTCTTCGGACATGCGCTTGGTGAGGGTGGTTATCAGACAGCGCTGCCCCTTCGCCACACGCTCGCGAATCTGGTACAGCAGATCGTCGATTTGCCCGGCGGTGGGCTTGACTTCGACAACCGGGTCGAGCAGACCTGTCGGGCGGATGACCTGCTCTATCATCGCCTGGCTGTGTTCGTGTTCGTATGGTCCCGGCGTTGCGGACACATAGACCGCTTGGTTCAAGTGATCCTCGAATTCTTCAAAGTTCAGCGGGCGGTTGTCCAGCGCGGACGGTAGGCGAAAGCCGAATTCGACCAGCGTTTCCTTACGCGATTGGTCGCCGCGGAACATGCCGCGAATCTGCGGCAGCGTCATGTGAGACTCGTCCACGAACAGCAGGTAGTCTTCCGGCAGGTAGTCCATCAGCGTGTACGGCGTGCTGCCCGCCTCGCGCCGTGCCAGATGCCGCGAGTAGTTTTCCACGCCCGCGCAGTAGCCGGTCTCCTGCATCATCTCGATGTCGTATCGCGTGCGAGACTCCAGCCGCTCCGCTTCTAGCAGCTTGCCTTGCGACTTCAAGTCTTTGACGCACTGTTCTAACTCGGCTTCGATGTCTTCGATGGCAAGCAGCATCTTTTCCTGCGATGTTACGAAGTGTTTGGCGGGGAATATCTCGATGTCTTCGCGTTCGCCGAGCAGTTCGCCGGTCAGCGGGTCAACCGTGACGATGCGTTCCACTTCGTCGCCCCAGAACTCGATGCGCACGCCGAGTTCTTCGTATGCGGGCAGAATTTCCATCGTGTCGCCGCGAACGCGGAAGTTGCCGCGCGCGAAGTCCATGTCGTTGCGCTCGTACTGCATATCGACGAGCTGGCGGATGAGCAGTCTGCGGTTGCGCATCTCGCCCTTGCGCACATACGCGACGAAACTCTGATATTCCTCTGGCGACCCCAGACCGAATATGCACGACACAGACGCGACGATGAGCGTGTCGCGGCGGGTGAGCAGCGCGCGCGTGGCGGCGTGGCGCAGCTTGTCTAATTCTTCGTTGATATCTGAGTCTTTTTCGATGTAGGTGTCGGTGCGTGGCACATACGCTTCGGGCTGGTAGTAGTCGTAGTAGCTGACGAAGTATTCGACGGCGTTGTTCGGGAAGAAATCTTGGAACTCGGTGGCGAGCTGCGCGGCGAGCGTCTTGTTGTGCACGATGACGAGCGTAGGCCGCTGTGTCTTCTCGATGATATTCGCCATCGTAAAGGTCTTGCCGCTACCCGTAACGCCAAGCAACGTCTGATGCTTCAGCCCTTCATCAATGCCAGCCACCGCCTTAGTAATAGCCTGCGGCTGGTCACCTGTGGGCTTGAAGTCAGAAGAAATTTGAAATTCGGGCATGGCTCCCTCCCTCGCCTACGGGATCGATTTCCTTGATGATTGCGCTGCCGTTACCATTGTAAGGCACTGCCCTCCCATGGTGGTCAAATCTATGCATGACATTATATTCGTAAAATCCAATTTCGTCCTCAATACTTTTCTATAATATCGCACAGATAAATCATGATTGTCGTTCATTTGAGAGCATTCTACGGCAACGGTAACTACTGAAGATATCCGAAGCGCGTTGCTGGCAAATCCTCAAATCATCGTGGATTTGCTGGACAGCGATCCAGCCATCTTGGAGATGGTGCGCTCTCGCGTACTTACTCCCGAACTGCTGGCACTGCCGGAATTGCACGCGCAGTTAGCGGCTGAAGTGCGCGAATTCGCAGCTGAGATGCGCGAGTTCGCCGCGAAGACTGACGCTCGCCTGAGTAAAGTGGAGGATGAAATCGTCGTAATGCGCGGTGATATAGACAGGATGAGCGGCAAGATAGACAGGACGGAATCGAGCGTTGGACACCTGAAAGGCTTCTTTGTAGAAACCACCGCGCGAAACAAGGAAGATTCCATCGCTCTTCAGGTAGGTGAACAGAATGGATTGAGATTTCTGTTTCACACGCTCCAACCCGTTCGCAGAAGTGAACGGCGGACATTCATGCAGGTTATGCGAAATGACGAGCTGCCGCCTCCCGGATTGAGCGATGGCGAAATCGTAAGCTTCGTACAAGCCGACCACATTATATCCATAGACGACAGCAGCAGCGGCAAAACATACATCGCGATAGAGGCTTCGTACGTAGGCGACACCCGGGGCGCACAACGCGCCGTACGAAACGCGAATATTATCAATGTGCTGACTGGCGCGAACTCATACGCAGTTGTAGCCGGATGCCATTCTACCGACGGGCTTTTTGAAATGGCGGAGCGCGGCGAAGTAATCTGGCATCTAGTACCAGTGGATGAATTGAACGCATAAATCTCTGTGCCGTCCTCACCGCAGTAGCGCAGGCAGACGCTTTAGGCTCTCCACATCCCTCGCCGAAGGGTGATAATCGATGTGCGGCGGCGGGGCTTGCAGGCTGCGCGGCTTTGCATCTGCGCTGCAAATCTGTGAGCGACTAATTCCACTCCCGCACACGGTCTATCCGCCAATACCTGTGCGAAACCTCATTCGCCGGGTGCTCGTATGCCAGCACGCCTTCCAGCGGTCGGACACTTGAGACACGGAAATATAGAGTTATCCTATTTAGACTGGCGCCTTCCTCCATTGGCAGAGATGTGGGCCCCACTAGGGGGAATGCCTCATCCTCCACTAAAATGCTCCAGAACGAGAATTTTGCGCAGTCGCCGCCGTAATATGTCGCCAGAGTGTCTTGAGATTCCCACGGACACATAGAAGTATTGACAGACCCGTGTTTGCGGGTGCCATTGTACAGATTTACGTCGACTGCGACGACGCTTTCACCCGCTCCGGGCCTTGCCCATTCAGGCAGTTCTTTCACCTCGGAATGCTTCCTGATTACGGCAGCGCTGATGACCGCAATTTCTATGCCATCCGCGAACGGGAGCCGCGCGTTAACCGGCGCTGCTTGTATCGGTCGAGAGCCTGCGCCTTCAATGGGCTCGAATGTGTCCCGGGGGTCGAAGCGTTCCAAGTATGCCATGCGCGATTCCAAGTCGGATGCGTGCGTCTCCATCGCGGTTATCTGTGCCTGAAGCTCGGCGACCTGTTCCGTCAATTCCGCAAGCGGATCAGTCGCCGCGATTAGCGCTATCGCCGCCATCAGTACAGCTACTATGCCGATTATCTTTTTCATATGTACGAAGCCTTTCGCTATATCTGCTTCCACCAACAGCGTTAAGCCGTCATCTATCCGTAGCCACGTTTTCAGCAAACTAATTTATCCTGAAACCGTACTGAACATGCTAGGTTAGGCTTAGCAAATCTCGGGCAATACGACGACATCATTTGCGACAGGTTCGTACTTGATGGAAATGACACATTTATTCGCCTGTGACAATTAACCCTATGGCAATCAGCATTGAGGCGCGCGTCACCGTAGTAAGGCTGGCAGGCGCTTTAGGCTCTCAACATCGCGGGCTGAGGCGTGGTGATCTATGTGGGGGAGGGCGGCTTGAAGGCTTCGGGTTAGTGGCTGGTAATCTTCGCTGCCTAGCAGCGGGTTGAGCCAGACTACGCGGTGCACGCGCCGACGCATGCGCTGCACTTCTCGGGACAGACGCTCCGGGTCGCCTGTGTCCCAGCCGTCGCTTAACAGGAAGACCGTCGTGTAGCGGCTGAGAATCTGCTCGTATCTTGTGTTCACCAGTGCAAGCGCCTCGCCTATGCGCGTGCCACCGGACCAGTGCCTCGCTGCGCGTCCGATGCCTGCCAGCGCCTCGCTGAACGACGGCGCGTTGAGTTCACGCGTAACCCGCGTCGCCGATGTGCTGAACACGAACGCCTCCACGCGCTTGGTGTGCTGCGACACGGCGAATATGAGCTGCAAGAGCAGTTGCACATGCCGCTCCATCGAGCCGCTGACATCGAGCATTACCAGCAAGCGCGGCGTTCTGGGCACGCGGCGTTTGCGCGGCAGCACGATGGCGTCGCCGCCGCTGCTCATATTCAGACGCATCGCGGCGCGCAGGTCCGGGCTGCCTTTGCGCCGGTGTCGCTTACGTCTGCGTCCGGGCCGAGACGCCATCGCGCGTATCATTCGCGCGGCGATGGCTGACAACTCGGAAAGTTCATCAGCACGCAGCACGCTTAGGTCGGGCGGCGATGCGGTTGCGCGGCGACTCGCGCCTGTGCGCAGCATCTGCACCAGCGTGTTTTGCGACGAATCGTCGGCTTCGGGCATCATCGCGACGCTGGGCGTTCGGCGGAACTCGCGCGCGCCGCCAACTAGGTCGTCGTCTGAGTCGATGTGCGGGCGTAGTGGTAATTCCTCGAAGTTCCAGAATAGCTCGAACAGCGAGTCGTAGATGGGGATTTCGTCTCGGCGCGAGAGCAGCAGCGCGCGCAACGACCAGTACACCCTGCCACGGTCCATCATGTCCACCGCGCTTAGCGCGCGCATTACATCCGCCGTCTCCTGCGGGCTAATCAGCAGCCCGTGTGTGCGCAGCACCCGGCAAAAGTGCGTAAGGTGTGTCGTAAAGTCATAGGAAACAGGCTTTGTCATTTGTTTCACGATTAGTCAGCTTAGAGAATGTGCGTTCACAAGATAACATCATTGGGGACTGCCGGGGCTGCATGGATTTCGCATTTTCCCGCGCCGCGTATTATTTTCTTACGGTAATTTTTTCCATGTATAATTATTTGCTGGAAATTCCATTGGACAATTGTTAAACATGAAACTATAATAGCGCTGCGCTGAAATTATGACCCTGGCAACGCACGCTTTGAAACTCAGACAATCGGTCGAGATTGTAAGTATTTCCCTTGGACTGTCTGAACACATAATATCTGCCTATGGAGTGACAACTTACACCTGGGTCAGATAAATGTACATCTGGATTGGATAATAGTGGGAGTTTGAGTTACTGTTGATACGGAGCCGACTTGTCGCCGACATGAGGAGTATCTTTGGCATCAGAGAACGCGAATGACACCATACTCTACGAGCCGGAAGAGTCTTGTCCACCTCTAACTGCTGCTATCACAGGATTCCAACTAGCGGTAGTCATGATAGCGTTAGTCGTAGTCCCAGTAGTAATTATAGTACGCACAGCAGGGCTACCGCACGAATACCTAAGGTGGACTGTATTCGCCTCATTGATCGTCTGCGGTATTGCTACGATTTTCAATTCCCTTAGACTTGGGCGTTTCGGCACTGGGCATGTTCTGGTAATAGGAACTGCCGAGCCCGCAATCGCCATCTGCATAACGGCTCTGATGCAGGGCGGGCCTGTGATGATGGCAACGCTGGTTGTCCTGTCATCCGTGCTGAAATTCTTCGTCGCTGCGCGACTCTCGCTGTTCCGCCGCATAATCACCCCCGTGGTGTCCGGCACGGTGCTCATGCTGATAGCGGCGACCGTGATTCTGGCGGTATTCGGGATACTGACGGAAGTGCCTCCCGGAAAGTCCGTATCGCCCATAGCCGCTCCCATTGCTGCTGTCGTTACTCTGGCGGTGATAGCCTTTATGCTTCTGCGAGCTCCCCGCCCGTTACAGATATGGTCGCCGCTGATAGGCATCGTGATTGGCAGCCTAGTCAGTCTGCCATTCGGTCTGTATGACATTGACCTTGTGCAGAGAGTGAGTTGGTTCGGGGGTGG from Chloroflexota bacterium includes:
- the uvrB gene encoding excinuclease ABC subunit UvrB, producing the protein MPEFQISSDFKPTGDQPQAITKAVAGIDEGLKHQTLLGVTGSGKTFTMANIIEKTQRPTLVIVHNKTLAAQLATEFQDFFPNNAVEYFVSYYDYYQPEAYVPRTDTYIEKDSDINEELDKLRHAATRALLTRRDTLIVASVSCIFGLGSPEEYQSFVAYVRKGEMRNRRLLIRQLVDMQYERNDMDFARGNFRVRGDTMEILPAYEELGVRIEFWGDEVERIVTVDPLTGELLGEREDIEIFPAKHFVTSQEKMLLAIEDIEAELEQCVKDLKSQGKLLEAERLESRTRYDIEMMQETGYCAGVENYSRHLARREAGSTPYTLMDYLPEDYLLFVDESHMTLPQIRGMFRGDQSRKETLVEFGFRLPSALDNRPLNFEEFEDHLNQAVYVSATPGPYEHEHSQAMIEQVIRPTGLLDPVVEVKPTAGQIDDLLYQIRERVAKGQRCLITTLTKRMSEELADYLREMGVKVHYLHSEIDTLERSEILRDLRLGVYDVVVGINLLREGIDLPEVSLVAILDADKEGYLRSLTALVQTIGRAARHEQGSVIMYADVVTDSMKRAIDETERRRALQEAYNREHGITPQGIRKDVRDITERVKAVAEAATPYITHDDIPKDDLTRLIKDLETQMKAASRELEFEKAALLRDQIIDLRKVLAG
- a CDS encoding VWA domain-containing protein yields the protein MTKPVSYDFTTHLTHFCRVLRTHGLLISPQETADVMRALSAVDMMDRGRVYWSLRALLLSRRDEIPIYDSLFELFWNFEELPLRPHIDSDDDLVGGAREFRRTPSVAMMPEADDSSQNTLVQMLRTGASRRATASPPDLSVLRADELSELSAIAARMIRAMASRPGRRRKRHRRKGSPDLRAAMRLNMSSGGDAIVLPRKRRVPRTPRLLVMLDVSGSMERHVQLLLQLIFAVSQHTKRVEAFVFSTSATRVTRELNAPSFSEALAGIGRAARHWSGGTRIGEALALVNTRYEQILSRYTTVFLLSDGWDTGDPERLSREVQRMRRRVHRVVWLNPLLGSEDYQPLTRSLQAALPHIDHHASARDVESLKRLPALLR